In a genomic window of Mycolicibacillus parakoreensis:
- a CDS encoding cytochrome P450: MTDLATADYFSDPAISQDPYAYWDYLRERGPVFREPHHGVVAVTGYQEVMAAFKDHDSFSAVNAIGGPFPPLPFEPVGDDITDLIEAHRHEFPIHEHMVVMDPPAHQRARSLLSKLLTPRRLKENEDFMWQLVDSQLDEFMANGRCEFLSEYAKPFATSAIIDLLGVPEEDRPEFLAALGAERPSGNRVGALDGEPVGLDPLGYLDDKFAGYLAERRREPRGDVLSGMATALYPDGSTPDLAEVVKPATFLFAAGQETVTKLLSAAVQTLGDRPEYQQTLREHPERIPTFIEESLRVHAPTKVDFRLVRKTTTLGGVRLPAGTIVMLCLGAANRDPRKFEDPHEFRPDRKNVREHVAFGRGIHSCAGAPLARVEGQITVRRLLDRMHDIRISEEVHGPIGNRNYVYEPTFLLRGLTELHIEFTPTA, encoded by the coding sequence ATGACCGATCTCGCCACTGCTGATTACTTCTCCGATCCCGCCATCAGCCAGGACCCGTATGCGTATTGGGACTACCTCCGTGAACGGGGCCCGGTCTTTCGGGAACCGCACCACGGTGTCGTCGCCGTCACCGGTTACCAAGAAGTCATGGCGGCCTTCAAGGATCACGACTCGTTCTCGGCGGTCAATGCGATCGGTGGCCCGTTCCCGCCGCTGCCTTTCGAGCCCGTGGGTGACGACATCACCGATCTGATCGAGGCGCACCGCCACGAGTTTCCGATCCACGAGCACATGGTCGTCATGGATCCGCCCGCCCACCAGCGGGCGCGGTCGCTGTTGAGCAAGCTGTTGACACCGCGGCGCCTCAAGGAGAACGAAGACTTCATGTGGCAGCTTGTGGACAGCCAACTCGACGAGTTCATGGCCAACGGCCGGTGTGAGTTCCTGTCCGAGTATGCGAAACCCTTTGCCACCTCCGCAATCATCGACCTGTTGGGTGTTCCCGAGGAAGATCGACCAGAGTTCTTGGCGGCATTGGGCGCTGAGCGCCCGTCAGGAAACCGAGTCGGAGCGCTCGACGGCGAGCCGGTGGGACTCGATCCGCTGGGATATCTGGACGACAAATTCGCAGGCTACCTCGCCGAGCGGCGTCGCGAACCCCGTGGCGACGTGCTGTCGGGCATGGCCACCGCGCTGTACCCGGACGGCTCCACTCCGGACCTGGCCGAGGTTGTGAAGCCAGCGACCTTCCTCTTCGCCGCCGGGCAGGAGACAGTCACGAAACTGCTCAGCGCCGCGGTGCAGACGCTGGGTGACCGCCCGGAATACCAACAGACGCTGCGTGAGCACCCTGAGCGCATTCCGACATTCATCGAAGAATCGCTGCGCGTACACGCCCCCACCAAGGTTGACTTCCGGCTGGTCCGCAAGACCACAACCCTGGGTGGGGTGCGCCTTCCTGCCGGCACGATCGTGATGCTCTGCCTAGGTGCCGCCAACCGCGATCCGCGAAAGTTCGAGGACCCGCATGAGTTCCGGCCCGATCGAAAGAATGTGCGTGAGCACGTCGCCTTTGGTCGCGGAATCCATTCGTGCGCTGGTGCTCCACTGGCGCGAGTCGAGGGCCAAATCACGGTTCGCCGGCTCTTGGACCGCATGCACGACATCCGGATCAGCGAGGAAGTTCACGGGCCGATCGGCAACCGCAACTACGTTTACGAACCCACCTTCTTACTGCGCGGTCTCACCGAACTCCACATCGAGTTCACCCCCACCGCGTAG
- a CDS encoding NAD(P)-dependent oxidoreductase yields MRTSTIGFIGLGAMGMPMARRLIASDHKLVVFDTRTPAIDGATTLGALSAASPAEVADRASTVLTSLPTPEASAQVIGDVAGGSRVKVLIDLSTIGSQAAQRNHAKLNLHNVAMLDCPVSGGVQGAQNGSLAMMASGPRNEFDAAVPILEVLGRPFYVSETPGAAQTMKLVNNMMAATSLAATAEVAVMGVKAGLDATAIVDVLNAGSGATHASREKFPRAVLPRSFDYGFATGLMVKDLRLYMQEAQALGLPTAVASAVVDLWETVQREEGAESDFTSVVKPLEVAAGVIVDGRC; encoded by the coding sequence TTGCGCACCAGCACCATTGGCTTCATCGGGTTAGGCGCTATGGGGATGCCCATGGCGCGACGCCTCATCGCGAGCGATCACAAGCTGGTCGTCTTCGACACTCGCACGCCGGCGATCGACGGTGCCACCACGCTGGGTGCCCTCAGTGCGGCCTCACCGGCCGAAGTGGCCGACCGTGCGTCAACCGTGCTGACGAGCCTGCCAACCCCGGAGGCGTCCGCACAGGTCATCGGGGACGTGGCGGGTGGATCCCGGGTGAAGGTCCTCATCGACCTGTCGACCATCGGAAGTCAAGCCGCGCAACGCAACCACGCCAAACTGAATCTGCACAACGTGGCGATGCTCGACTGCCCGGTCAGCGGTGGCGTCCAGGGGGCACAGAACGGGTCGCTTGCGATGATGGCTTCCGGGCCGCGGAACGAATTCGACGCCGCCGTGCCGATCCTCGAGGTGTTGGGCAGACCGTTCTACGTCAGTGAGACGCCCGGTGCGGCCCAGACCATGAAGCTGGTCAACAACATGATGGCGGCGACGAGCTTAGCGGCCACCGCGGAAGTGGCGGTGATGGGAGTCAAGGCCGGCCTCGACGCCACCGCAATCGTGGACGTCCTCAACGCCGGCTCGGGCGCCACCCATGCCAGCCGTGAGAAGTTCCCGCGAGCGGTGTTGCCGCGCAGCTTCGACTACGGGTTTGCCACCGGTCTCATGGTCAAGGACCTCCGACTCTATATGCAGGAGGCGCAGGCACTCGGATTGCCCACGGCGGTCGCCTCGGCGGTCGTCGATCTGTGGGAAACGGTGCAGCGCGAAGAAGGTGCGGAGTCAGATTTCACCAGTGTGGTCAAACCTCTGGAAGTAGCGGCAGGCGTGATCGTCGACGGCAGATGCTAG
- a CDS encoding TetR family transcriptional regulator, whose product MTSGSGDNAGVGRRVSGPHDDRLLGVVVEILDTEGYDAVQLREVARRACTSLSTIYKRYPSRDDLIFAALQTWVEQHRYASVAAHPREPGTSLYTALTDLFRTIFKPWEQHPGMLTAYFRVRSAPNGQKLFRQGLAIVAPAGRELLADVDDEFIDDFDDIISSVVYGLLGRFVAGEIAVTDILPTLDRAVYWLTTGYEATRVQRSDHTARPERPGSAPRSKD is encoded by the coding sequence GTGACCAGCGGCAGTGGTGACAACGCCGGCGTAGGACGTCGCGTTTCTGGCCCGCACGACGATCGTCTTCTCGGGGTCGTCGTGGAGATTCTCGACACCGAGGGATATGACGCGGTTCAGCTGCGCGAAGTGGCTCGTCGTGCTTGCACCTCGCTGTCGACGATCTACAAGCGCTACCCCTCTAGGGACGATCTGATCTTCGCAGCCCTGCAAACGTGGGTGGAACAACACCGGTACGCCAGCGTCGCAGCGCATCCCCGTGAGCCCGGGACGTCCCTCTACACTGCCCTCACGGACTTGTTCCGGACGATCTTCAAGCCGTGGGAGCAGCACCCCGGCATGCTGACCGCCTACTTCCGCGTACGGTCGGCGCCGAATGGGCAGAAGCTCTTTCGTCAAGGCCTGGCCATCGTGGCACCCGCGGGTCGGGAACTGCTTGCTGATGTCGACGATGAATTCATCGACGACTTCGACGACATCATCTCCAGCGTCGTCTACGGGCTACTGGGGCGATTCGTTGCAGGAGAGATCGCCGTCACCGACATCCTTCCCACCCTTGATCGGGCCGTGTACTGGCTCACGACGGGCTACGAGGCGACTCGCGTACAGCGAAGCGATCACACCGCCAGACCCGAAAGGCCGGGGTCGGCCCCGCGCTCAAAAGACTGA
- a CDS encoding LysR family transcriptional regulator: MDMTERVSLEGLRYAHVVAETHSFSAAARACGVTQPSLSNGVAKLEQRLGGRLFDRSPRGVTPTAFGARLLPLIGQAVANLDAVTAEANRLTRTDAPGFRLGVSPLINPALVARIYTAVCGLDPHRELVLREADMVWLQEALNGQDLDVILVPAVTQLPRHRHRIIDREAVVLIDSLPATRCAEPVDLRSVGDREFLLVPDSCGLRTFTTGLFAEHGVHLHPAASEPSSYSVLEQWATMGLGSALLPLSKLSAPDTPHRRLRCDGQLVQIAYEAVWRPDSPLAEDIAELADVLTDQRPDQGAHR; the protein is encoded by the coding sequence ATGGATATGACAGAACGGGTGAGCCTGGAGGGTCTGCGGTATGCGCACGTCGTCGCCGAGACCCACTCGTTCAGCGCGGCCGCCCGGGCGTGCGGAGTCACCCAGCCCAGCCTGTCCAACGGGGTCGCCAAGCTGGAGCAGCGCCTCGGCGGGCGACTGTTCGACCGGTCCCCGCGCGGGGTCACCCCGACCGCATTCGGCGCCCGGTTGCTGCCACTGATCGGCCAGGCGGTCGCCAACCTCGACGCGGTGACCGCCGAGGCCAACCGGCTGACCCGCACCGATGCCCCCGGTTTCCGCCTCGGCGTCTCGCCGCTGATCAACCCCGCCCTGGTCGCGCGGATCTACACAGCGGTCTGCGGACTCGACCCGCACCGCGAACTGGTGCTGCGCGAGGCGGACATGGTGTGGTTGCAGGAGGCTCTGAACGGCCAGGACCTGGACGTGATTCTGGTCCCTGCGGTCACGCAGCTGCCCCGCCATCGACATCGGATCATCGACCGCGAGGCGGTGGTCCTAATCGATTCCCTCCCGGCGACCCGCTGCGCCGAGCCCGTCGACCTGCGGTCGGTGGGCGACCGCGAGTTCCTCCTGGTGCCGGATTCCTGCGGCTTACGCACGTTCACCACCGGATTGTTCGCTGAGCACGGCGTGCACCTGCACCCGGCCGCCAGCGAACCCTCCAGCTACTCGGTACTCGAGCAGTGGGCCACCATGGGGCTGGGCTCGGCGCTGCTGCCGCTGTCGAAACTAAGCGCCCCGGACACCCCCCATCGCCGGCTGCGCTGCGACGGGCAGCTCGTGCAAATCGCCTACGAGGCGGTCTGGCGCCCTGACTCCCCGCTCGCCGAGGACATCGCCGAGCTTGCCGACGTCCTCACCGACCAGCGACCCGACCAAGGAGCACACCGATGA
- a CDS encoding alpha/beta hydrolase family protein, whose amino-acid sequence MPAPAARLLAALVLTAATGGCSSVSCPETLEPGTLLSAGPLTSAAALPSAGANYAVSYISEDPHGDPVAVTGTVAIPPTPAPDDGWPVISWAHGTTGYAGICAPSLDFDGGPTHGYLQVVTPTLDHWVASGYAVVATDYQGLGGPGGAPYLNGASEAANVIDIVTAARHLEPGVATDFVAMGHSQGGQAALFAAATAADRNPELDLRGAVAIAPGSGFSDAVEFADSDHPAAQTAQPFLPVVVLGAAVADPAVDPETMFAPRFAPFVAAARTSCLDQLRELTPVPAGQVFGIDADLDALSEYLALQEPVRVSPQAPVLLAQGLADTTVSPALTDTLAAGYCARDLAVTRRDYPGADHRGAIAAALPDTEEFVAAVFDGAPTADSCRE is encoded by the coding sequence ATGCCCGCGCCCGCCGCCCGTCTGCTGGCCGCCCTGGTGCTCACCGCCGCGACCGGCGGGTGCTCATCGGTGTCCTGCCCGGAGACTCTTGAGCCGGGCACCCTGCTCAGCGCCGGGCCGCTGACGTCGGCGGCCGCCCTGCCCAGCGCGGGCGCCAACTACGCCGTCAGCTACATCTCGGAGGATCCCCACGGCGACCCGGTGGCGGTCACCGGCACGGTGGCGATCCCGCCCACCCCGGCCCCCGACGACGGCTGGCCGGTCATCAGCTGGGCGCACGGCACCACCGGCTACGCCGGGATCTGCGCACCGTCGCTGGACTTCGACGGCGGCCCCACCCACGGCTACCTGCAGGTGGTCACCCCGACCCTGGACCACTGGGTGGCCAGCGGCTACGCGGTGGTGGCCACCGACTATCAGGGGCTCGGTGGCCCCGGCGGGGCGCCCTACCTCAACGGCGCCAGCGAGGCGGCCAACGTCATCGACATCGTCACCGCCGCCCGCCACCTGGAGCCGGGTGTGGCGACCGATTTCGTCGCGATGGGCCACAGCCAGGGCGGGCAGGCGGCGCTGTTCGCCGCGGCCACCGCCGCCGACCGCAACCCGGAGCTGGACCTGCGCGGTGCGGTCGCGATCGCCCCCGGCTCGGGGTTCAGCGACGCGGTGGAGTTCGCCGACTCCGATCACCCCGCGGCGCAGACCGCCCAGCCGTTTCTGCCGGTGGTGGTGCTCGGCGCCGCCGTCGCCGACCCCGCCGTCGACCCGGAGACGATGTTCGCCCCGCGGTTCGCGCCGTTCGTCGCCGCGGCGCGCACCAGCTGCCTCGACCAGCTCCGCGAACTCACCCCGGTGCCGGCCGGGCAGGTATTCGGCATCGACGCCGACCTCGATGCGCTCAGCGAGTACCTGGCCCTGCAGGAGCCGGTCCGGGTGAGCCCGCAGGCGCCGGTGCTGCTGGCCCAGGGGCTGGCCGACACCACGGTGTCACCGGCGCTCACCGACACGTTGGCCGCCGGCTACTGCGCCCGCGATCTTGCGGTCACCCGGCGCGACTATCCCGGCGCCGACCACCGGGGCGCCATCGCCGCCGCCCTGCCCGACACCGAGGAGTTCGTCGCGGCGGTGTTCGACGGTGCCCCGACAGCGGACAGCTGCCGCGAGTAA
- a CDS encoding TetR/AcrR family transcriptional regulator, which produces MAKPRNGQPADNGARRRLIASTAKVMRDEGYAAATSRRVAAEAGVKQALVYYYFPTMDHLFIEVLRAGAEVSLQRMRAALADEDPLQALWSINSDPRLTALNAEFMALANHRKAIRAELKAYAERVRDIETAAVSVALRAKGIDMNDYPAVAISMLIAQTARSMCNESAVGVTLGHDELQAFMERQLTLLATRQ; this is translated from the coding sequence ATGGCGAAACCCCGCAATGGCCAGCCCGCTGACAACGGTGCTCGTCGGCGACTGATCGCGTCGACCGCAAAAGTCATGCGCGATGAAGGCTACGCAGCCGCGACATCGCGGCGAGTCGCTGCTGAGGCCGGCGTCAAGCAAGCGCTGGTCTACTACTATTTCCCGACGATGGACCATCTGTTCATCGAGGTACTGCGTGCGGGCGCGGAGGTGTCTTTGCAACGGATGCGCGCCGCACTCGCCGACGAGGACCCACTGCAGGCGCTGTGGTCAATCAATAGCGATCCGCGGCTCACCGCCCTGAACGCCGAGTTCATGGCGTTAGCCAACCACCGTAAGGCAATTCGCGCTGAGCTCAAGGCCTACGCGGAGCGGGTCCGCGACATCGAAACTGCCGCGGTCTCGGTGGCCCTTCGCGCCAAGGGTATCGACATGAACGACTACCCTGCCGTCGCGATCTCGATGCTTATCGCCCAGACAGCGCGCAGCATGTGCAACGAAAGCGCCGTCGGCGTCACCCTCGGCCACGACGAACTCCAGGCGTTCATGGAACGCCAACTCACCCTGTTGGCCACCCGCCAGTGA
- a CDS encoding mycofactocin-coupled SDR family oxidoreductase, whose protein sequence is MSATRGRVAGKRVLITGAARGMGRSHAARLAEEGADLILVDICESLPAIGYPLATPDELQETARIVEGHGRRAVTHIVDVRDAAALSAAVDDGVARLGGLDASVANAGVLTAGTWDTTTAEQWRTVVDVNLIGTWNTCAAALPHLCDHGGSLINISSAAGVKGSPLHTPYTASKHGVVGLSRALANELAAVSVRVNTVHPTGVATGMRPDSLHTLLHDKRPDLAPIFGNALPIVMTEAIDVSNAVLFLVSDESRYVTGLEFKVDAGVTLR, encoded by the coding sequence ATGAGCGCCACTCGGGGACGGGTCGCCGGCAAGAGGGTCCTGATCACCGGCGCCGCGCGCGGCATGGGGCGAAGTCACGCAGCCCGACTCGCCGAGGAAGGCGCTGACCTCATACTCGTCGACATCTGCGAATCACTGCCAGCAATCGGATACCCGCTCGCCACTCCCGACGAACTCCAGGAGACCGCCCGAATTGTCGAGGGGCATGGGCGTCGCGCGGTGACCCATATCGTCGATGTCCGCGACGCTGCGGCGTTGTCCGCAGCGGTCGATGACGGGGTGGCCCGGTTGGGTGGCCTGGACGCCTCGGTCGCCAACGCCGGAGTGTTGACGGCCGGAACCTGGGATACCACCACAGCCGAGCAGTGGCGCACCGTCGTCGACGTTAACCTGATCGGGACGTGGAACACGTGTGCCGCTGCCCTGCCACACCTATGCGATCACGGCGGAAGCCTGATCAACATCAGTTCCGCAGCAGGCGTCAAGGGCAGCCCCTTGCACACCCCCTATACCGCGTCGAAGCACGGTGTTGTCGGATTGAGCCGTGCGCTGGCCAATGAGCTTGCCGCGGTAAGTGTTCGAGTCAACACCGTGCACCCGACCGGTGTCGCAACCGGCATGCGCCCCGATTCGCTGCACACGCTGTTGCACGATAAGCGACCCGACCTTGCACCGATCTTCGGCAATGCGCTGCCGATCGTGATGACCGAGGCGATCGACGTCAGCAACGCCGTGTTGTTTTTGGTTTCCGATGAATCCCGGTACGTGACCGGGCTGGAGTTCAAGGTCGATGCCGGCGTCACCCTGCGGTGA
- a CDS encoding carboxymuconolactone decarboxylase family protein has product MTAPDIDRRERGRDAFADIMTFPAPEDSTPVTEYLLDYVFADIWQRPGLTRRDRRFITLPCVAAADAEAPLRDHTYAALNSGDVSIVEMQEMVLHFAVYGGWPKASRFNMVVDEQWERIHRERGLPVPPAEPLLPLTTPSDPDERLAAGEQSFKDVNCLPSAPTRDNPFQGAGILNFVFGEMWLRPGLGMKQRRIVTVACVAFQDAPYPILSHVYGALKSRDLSFDEMDELVLHFAAHYGWPKALNLNQVVAEQKQRVTEEWAAETRGTP; this is encoded by the coding sequence ATGACAGCACCCGATATCGATCGGCGTGAACGTGGTAGGGACGCGTTCGCCGATATCATGACATTTCCGGCGCCGGAGGACTCCACTCCGGTCACCGAATATCTGCTCGACTATGTCTTCGCCGATATCTGGCAGCGTCCAGGGCTGACGCGACGCGACCGACGGTTCATCACACTGCCGTGTGTCGCAGCCGCTGACGCCGAAGCACCGCTGCGTGACCATACTTACGCCGCGCTGAACAGCGGCGACGTGTCTATCGTCGAAATGCAGGAAATGGTCTTGCATTTCGCCGTGTACGGAGGCTGGCCGAAAGCATCGCGGTTCAACATGGTTGTTGACGAGCAATGGGAACGTATTCACCGAGAGCGCGGTCTCCCCGTGCCCCCGGCGGAGCCATTGCTGCCATTGACGACACCCAGCGATCCCGACGAGCGGTTGGCGGCCGGCGAACAGTCCTTTAAGGACGTCAATTGCCTGCCCTCCGCACCTACCCGGGACAATCCATTCCAGGGTGCCGGAATTCTGAACTTCGTCTTCGGTGAGATGTGGCTGCGGCCCGGACTCGGTATGAAACAGCGACGAATAGTCACCGTGGCCTGCGTGGCCTTCCAGGACGCACCGTACCCGATCCTCAGCCACGTCTATGGCGCACTGAAGAGCAGGGATCTGTCATTCGACGAAATGGACGAATTGGTATTGCATTTCGCGGCACACTACGGCTGGCCGAAGGCCCTTAACCTCAATCAAGTTGTGGCGGAGCAAAAGCAGCGTGTCACCGAGGAATGGGCGGCTGAGACCAGGGGGACCCCGTGA
- a CDS encoding mycofactocin-coupled SDR family oxidoreductase, which translates to MGGRVDGKVAFVTGAARGQGRSHAVRLAEEGADIIAVDICGPVATESQIEPSTPDDLAETADLVKKLDRRIVAVEADVRDHDALKAVVDSGVEQLGRLDIIVANAGIGNGGQTLDKTSEVDWQDMIDVNLAGVWKSVKAAVPHILSGGRGGSIILTSSVGGLKPYAHTGHYIAAKHGVIGLMRTFAVELGQHSIRVNAVCPTNVNTPLFMNEGTMKLFRPDLENPGVDDLAVAAQFMHVLPVGWVEPVDVSNAVLFLASDEARYITGLPVTVDAGSMLK; encoded by the coding sequence ATGGGCGGACGAGTCGACGGGAAAGTCGCATTCGTAACGGGCGCCGCACGCGGCCAGGGGCGCAGTCACGCGGTACGCCTGGCCGAAGAGGGCGCTGACATCATCGCCGTCGACATCTGCGGCCCGGTTGCCACCGAGAGCCAGATCGAACCGTCCACGCCCGACGACCTGGCCGAGACCGCAGATCTGGTCAAAAAATTGGACCGCCGCATCGTGGCGGTCGAGGCCGATGTGCGCGACCACGACGCTCTCAAGGCCGTTGTCGACAGCGGCGTGGAGCAGCTTGGCCGACTTGACATCATTGTTGCCAACGCAGGAATCGGCAACGGGGGTCAGACGCTAGACAAGACCAGCGAAGTCGACTGGCAGGACATGATCGACGTCAATCTGGCGGGCGTCTGGAAATCCGTCAAGGCTGCCGTCCCGCATATCCTTTCGGGTGGACGGGGTGGTTCGATCATCTTGACCAGCTCAGTCGGCGGCCTCAAGCCCTACGCGCATACCGGGCATTACATCGCGGCCAAGCACGGTGTGATCGGCTTGATGCGGACCTTCGCGGTCGAACTGGGCCAGCACTCCATCCGTGTCAATGCCGTCTGTCCCACTAACGTGAATACACCGCTGTTCATGAACGAGGGGACGATGAAGCTGTTTCGCCCGGACCTGGAGAACCCCGGTGTCGACGACCTTGCCGTCGCAGCGCAGTTCATGCACGTGCTTCCCGTCGGGTGGGTAGAGCCGGTCGATGTCAGCAACGCGGTGCTGTTCCTGGCCTCCGACGAGGCCCGCTACATCACCGGATTACCCGTTACCGTCGACGCCGGAAGCATGCTCAAGTAA
- a CDS encoding aldehyde dehydrogenase family protein — protein MTTVAPALPSPGELVGPLIGDERITTTGTHHAHIYPATGQPNMTVALAGHTEIDRAVTVARDAQRQWATLTVDRRRDVLIGLADLVHEHLGELTELNVHDYAVPVSFAGTAQMLEQFLRYFAGYVDKPHGSSSPVSNSFDVNIVEREPYGVVGVIAPWNGSLVVAASCVAPALAAGNAVVFKPSELAPLAALRFGELCLEAGLPPGLVNIVPAGPEGGDLLVRHPGIRKIHFTGGGATARAVLKAATENLTPVVTELGGKSANIIFDDADLDAAVTLSAHQGPLMQSGQSCACASRILVHSSVYDAFAEKFLAVIGSARIGDPLDPTVNFGPVISEAAADRIVGTIDQAVSEGAGELLTGGQRLGGELAQGYYIAPTVFGNVDNASQLAQVETFGPVVSLIRFTEDADAIRIANDTPYGLNAFIHTRDLLRAHRVTKHLEAGSVWINQLSRISPQGPYGGYKQSGFGRTGGVDGLHEFMQVKNVRVGVG, from the coding sequence GTGACCACCGTGGCGCCTGCGCTGCCGTCACCCGGTGAATTGGTCGGGCCGCTGATCGGTGACGAGCGCATCACAACGACCGGCACCCACCATGCCCATATTTACCCGGCTACCGGACAACCGAACATGACCGTCGCATTGGCTGGACACACCGAGATCGATCGGGCGGTCACTGTCGCACGCGACGCGCAACGGCAGTGGGCGACGCTCACCGTCGACCGTCGCCGAGATGTCTTGATCGGCCTCGCCGACCTGGTGCACGAGCACCTCGGCGAACTCACCGAACTCAACGTGCACGACTACGCCGTGCCGGTATCGTTTGCCGGCACCGCTCAAATGTTGGAACAGTTCCTGCGCTACTTCGCCGGCTACGTCGACAAACCTCATGGCTCGAGTTCACCGGTCAGCAACTCGTTCGACGTCAACATCGTCGAACGCGAACCCTACGGGGTGGTCGGCGTCATCGCACCGTGGAACGGATCCCTGGTGGTCGCTGCATCGTGTGTCGCACCTGCCTTGGCGGCGGGTAATGCCGTGGTGTTCAAACCGTCGGAACTGGCCCCGTTAGCAGCACTGCGTTTCGGGGAACTCTGCCTGGAGGCCGGTCTGCCACCGGGGCTGGTCAACATCGTGCCCGCCGGCCCCGAGGGCGGTGATCTCCTGGTGCGTCACCCCGGGATCCGCAAGATCCATTTCACCGGCGGCGGTGCCACCGCACGCGCGGTGCTGAAGGCAGCCACCGAGAACCTCACCCCGGTCGTCACCGAACTGGGCGGCAAGTCCGCCAACATCATCTTCGACGACGCTGATCTGGACGCCGCGGTCACACTCTCGGCCCATCAGGGGCCGCTCATGCAATCCGGTCAGAGCTGCGCCTGCGCGAGCCGAATTCTGGTACACAGCTCCGTTTATGACGCGTTCGCCGAGAAATTCCTCGCCGTTATCGGGTCCGCACGGATCGGCGATCCCCTCGATCCCACCGTCAACTTCGGACCCGTCATCAGCGAGGCCGCCGCCGATCGCATCGTCGGCACTATCGACCAGGCAGTCAGCGAGGGAGCCGGTGAGCTGCTCACTGGTGGCCAGCGCCTCGGCGGCGAGCTTGCTCAGGGGTATTACATCGCACCCACCGTCTTCGGCAACGTCGACAACGCCTCGCAACTCGCGCAAGTCGAGACATTCGGCCCGGTCGTGTCGCTCATCAGGTTCACCGAGGATGCCGACGCCATCCGTATCGCCAACGACACACCGTACGGACTCAACGCCTTCATCCACACTCGCGACCTGCTGCGCGCGCACCGCGTCACCAAACACCTCGAAGCCGGATCGGTCTGGATCAACCAACTCAGCCGAATCTCGCCACAAGGGCCCTACGGCGGCTACAAGCAGAGCGGCTTCGGTCGCACCGGCGGCGTCGACGGCTTGCATGAGTTCATGCAGGTCAAAAACGTCCGTGTCGGAGTGGGCTGA
- a CDS encoding mycofactocin-coupled SDR family oxidoreductase has translation MGSLNGKVAFITGVARGQGRSHAVRLAADGANIIGIDICADIASNGYPMATREELDETVALVEEVGGKIAASVADVRDFSALKTALDSGVERFGRLDIVCANAGIAAMGFRELSIEEELEMWTDVVDVNLVGSFHTAKVAIPHLIAGERGGSIVFTSSTAGLRGFGGQQGGGLGYASSKHGIVGLMRTLANALAPHSIRVNTVHPTAVNTMMAVNPAMTAFLENYPDGGPHLQNPMPVELLEPEDISAAIAYLVSDAAKYVTGVAFPVDAGFCNKL, from the coding sequence ATGGGTTCTTTAAACGGCAAGGTGGCGTTCATCACGGGCGTTGCCCGCGGGCAGGGGCGCAGCCACGCGGTGCGCCTCGCCGCCGACGGTGCGAACATCATCGGTATCGACATCTGTGCCGATATCGCATCCAACGGCTACCCGATGGCTACTCGCGAGGAACTCGACGAAACCGTCGCTCTGGTGGAGGAAGTAGGCGGCAAAATTGCGGCCTCGGTCGCTGACGTGCGCGACTTCTCCGCGTTGAAGACCGCACTCGACAGCGGCGTCGAGCGTTTCGGCCGCCTTGACATCGTGTGCGCGAACGCCGGGATCGCTGCGATGGGCTTCCGTGAGCTGTCGATCGAGGAAGAACTGGAGATGTGGACCGATGTGGTCGATGTCAATCTGGTCGGATCCTTCCACACCGCCAAGGTGGCGATCCCGCATCTGATCGCGGGTGAACGCGGCGGTTCGATCGTCTTCACCAGTTCAACTGCGGGGTTACGGGGTTTCGGCGGCCAGCAGGGTGGCGGACTGGGCTACGCGTCATCCAAGCACGGTATCGTCGGTTTGATGCGGACACTCGCCAATGCACTTGCGCCGCACAGCATTCGAGTGAACACCGTACATCCTACCGCCGTCAACACCATGATGGCGGTCAATCCAGCCATGACGGCGTTCTTGGAGAACTACCCCGACGGCGGTCCGCATCTGCAGAACCCGATGCCAGTCGAACTGCTGGAGCCCGAGGACATTAGCGCCGCGATCGCCTACCTGGTGTCCGATGCGGCCAAATACGTCACCGGTGTGGCCTTCCCCGTCGACGCCGGCTTCTGCAACAAGCTATGA